The segment GAAACGGAACTATGCCGCAAGGAACTGGTATACGAAGAGGTTGTTTCACAGGCTCTTCAGAAATTCGATCCCATCTGGGAGAACCTGAGTGTGCGCGAGCGGGTTCGCTTGGTCGAGCTTCTGATTGAGCGGGTCGACTACGATGGGGTGGAGGGGACGGTATCGGTCACCTTCCATCCAACAGGGATTATGGAATTCGCCGAAAAACAGGAGCTGGTGGAAGAAGTAGCATGAACAAGTTGAAAGTAACATCGAAGGTCTATTTCAAGCAGGGAAGACGCAGTCGGAAACAGATGTGTCTAGGTGAGAAACCGAAAGCTCCCCCCGGTAGAATCCCGCGTGTGGCCAAATTGATGGCTCTCGCTATACGGTTCGACAACTACATCGCGTCGGGCGTCGTCGAAGACTATGCGGAACTGGCGCGACTAGGACATGTCACGCGAGCCCGAATCACCCAAATCATGAACCTACTGAACCTCGCCCCCGACATTCAGGAAACTATCCTTCACCTGCCGCGGGTCGAGTCCGGACGGGACACCGTTACCGAGCGGGATCTGCGACCAATCGTGCTGCAGGAGGACTGGCGACAGCAGCGGAGGATGTGGAATGCTTTGGCCCCCAAAGAAGGTTCGTAGTTATCAGCAAACGCAAACTAAAGCATCTAGGCGATTGCATTTAAGGCGGCGGTACATAGCCTCATACCTTCGGCGGCGCCTGAATGTACACACGTGATCATATCCCTCGTTTCCGATTACTGGAGCCCCCAAGTTTCAGAGAGCTTGGGGGCTTTTTTCGCTGTTATTACGCGTTACTGCGATCCACGGCCCGTCACCAATTGTCTCTCGTACGAGTGAAAAGATTTCGCACTAAGGCAACTGGTGTGTGCTCTCGCTTTTGGTCGCAGAAGAAGTTTCAAAAGAAGAATGGATAAAAACGCAGCCACTTGTTAACATTTGGCTGCGTTTTTATCCAAAAAGAGAAAGAAAAAAAGAGAAAAAATGCAGAAAACAAGTAAAAAAGCACTAAAAATAATATCAAAAAAAGGAGGAATAATTCGGACGAGAGAGGCTCTCGAATACGGAATTCACCCACGAACCCTCTATTCGCTACGAGACCAAGGCGACCTCGAAATCATTTCGCGAGGACTGTACAAACTGTCGTCTCTACCGCCTGTAGGTGACCCGGATCTGGAACTGGTGGCCGGACGCATTCCCCAAGGCATCGTATGCCTAATATCCGCACTTGCGATCCATGAACTCACCACGCAGATACCGCACGAAGTTCATCTCGCCATCCCAAGGACGGCACGATATCCCGTCTGTCATGAAGTCCCCATAAAGATCTATCGATTTTCCGATCTCGCATACAAATCGGGAATCATCCAAAAAGAAATCGATGGCTTCAAGGTTAAGGTCTATGACTCGGAGAAGACCCTCGCGGATACATTCAAGTATCGGAATAAAATCGGGCTCGACGTCTTCCTCGAGGCACTCAACAACTACCAGAGACGTAAAGATTCTTCACTGCAGAAGGTACTGGAATACGCCAAAATCGATAGGGTTTCGAAACAGATCCGTCCATATCTGGAGGCCACAACATGACCAAAAACATCGCAGCCTCTGTACGACAGAAACTTTTAAACATTTCCCGCGAAAGGAAGCAACGTTTCAACGAACTCCTCTTACGATATGCTCTGGAGCGGTGGCTCTACCGGTTATCCCAAAGTCGCTATTCAGAGAAGTTCGTGTTGAAAGGAGCCATGATGCTGACAGCATGGCAAATACCGACGACACGCCCAACCAGAGACATCGATATGCTCGCCCAAATATCCAACGACTTGGATGCCGTACTAGGAGTGATCATAGAAATCAATCAGACTGAGACGGAACCCGATGGATTGATTTTTGATACCGAGAACATAATAACGGAGCGAATCGCCGAAGACGCGTTGTACGAAGGAGTGCGCGCCCGATTTCGAGGCAATCTGGATTCCGCGCGACTGGATATGCAAATCGACATTGGATTCAGTGACATTGTTACTCCCGGGCCGGTGGATATGACCTTTCCAACGATTTTGGACCAACCCGCTCCCCAACTGAATGCCTACAACCCAGAGACCGCCATCGCGGAGAAATTTGAAGCGATGGTCAAGTTAGGAGAACTCAACAGTCGAATGAAAGATTTCTATGACATATGGGCACTGTCACAATTCCATTCATTCACTAAATCGTTGCTCGATAAAGCAGTCCGGTCCACTTTCCGACGCCGGGACACAGAACTGGATACGAATGCATCGTGCTTCTCTAAAGAGTAT is part of the Polystyrenella longa genome and harbors:
- a CDS encoding nucleotidyl transferase AbiEii/AbiGii toxin family protein, translating into MTKNIAASVRQKLLNISRERKQRFNELLLRYALERWLYRLSQSRYSEKFVLKGAMMLTAWQIPTTRPTRDIDMLAQISNDLDAVLGVIIEINQTETEPDGLIFDTENIITERIAEDALYEGVRARFRGNLDSARLDMQIDIGFSDIVTPGPVDMTFPTILDQPAPQLNAYNPETAIAEKFEAMVKLGELNSRMKDFYDIWALSQFHSFTKSLLDKAVRSTFRRRDTELDTNASCFSKEYGTSENKQKQWQAFLKRSQLNEVAPANFEDVWKATIKFLEPIIHPQEDELKWEAGGPWK
- a CDS encoding type IV toxin-antitoxin system AbiEi family antitoxin domain-containing protein, producing the protein MQKTSKKALKIISKKGGIIRTREALEYGIHPRTLYSLRDQGDLEIISRGLYKLSSLPPVGDPDLELVAGRIPQGIVCLISALAIHELTTQIPHEVHLAIPRTARYPVCHEVPIKIYRFSDLAYKSGIIQKEIDGFKVKVYDSEKTLADTFKYRNKIGLDVFLEALNNYQRRKDSSLQKVLEYAKIDRVSKQIRPYLEATT